In Halostella salina, a single window of DNA contains:
- a CDS encoding cytochrome c oxidase subunit II codes for MEIHDYEKLWLGLALLLIVGFIATVAYGAVGAGVAMVDDEGGTVDPNALDQHPKFSDPGVYESGDGEYDVYVIARQYMFQPGTQEPIEVPANSTVTFHVTSADVIHGFEVVGTNANTMAIPGEVATITVEVSSPGKYGLLCNEYCGGGHHGMEGTLRVVPRTEFNGTEVSG; via the coding sequence ATGGAGATCCACGACTACGAGAAGCTCTGGCTCGGCCTGGCACTCCTCCTGATCGTCGGGTTCATCGCCACCGTCGCCTACGGGGCCGTCGGTGCCGGCGTCGCCATGGTCGACGACGAGGGCGGCACCGTCGACCCGAACGCGCTCGACCAGCACCCGAAGTTCAGCGACCCCGGCGTCTACGAGAGCGGTGACGGCGAGTACGACGTGTACGTGATCGCGAGACAGTACATGTTCCAGCCCGGGACACAGGAACCGATCGAGGTGCCGGCAAACAGCACCGTGACCTTCCACGTCACGTCGGCGGACGTGATCCACGGGTTCGAAGTGGTCGGGACGAACGCCAACACGATGGCGATCCCCGGAGAGGTCGCCACGATCACGGTCGAAGTGTCCAGTCCGGGCAAGTACGGTCTGCTCTGTAACGAGTACTGCGGCGGCGGACACCACGGCATGGAGGGGACGCTGCGTGTCGTGCCCCGGACCGAGTTCAACGGAACGGAGGTGAGCGGCTGA
- a CDS encoding sulfite exporter TauE/SafE family protein, producing the protein MYAPLHGQGVAVPSGNVDALVFLAVGFLGGAHCLGMCGPLVSVYADRLRAQEGAEATRLTVRQVRQHLLFNLGRTAGYAAVGASLAALGAVTVGAARELLAVGRGVQAATAVLTGGFIVVSGLTYVGGTATHPSLGPLDEVFGRVSGLLTRRVDAYVGTARIAGLGVVHALLPCPITYPAYAYAFALGDPTRAALLLALVGLGTLPTLLVYGTVFGSLSANRRVNQVLGVLFVVLGYLLLAHGLDLFGVDVPRLALPLPSPEYPLATLPP; encoded by the coding sequence ATGTACGCCCCCCTTCACGGACAGGGTGTGGCGGTCCCGTCCGGGAACGTCGACGCGCTGGTCTTTCTGGCCGTCGGCTTCCTCGGCGGTGCTCACTGCCTCGGCATGTGTGGCCCGCTCGTGAGCGTGTACGCCGACCGACTCCGGGCGCAGGAGGGTGCCGAAGCGACGCGTCTCACCGTCCGGCAGGTGCGTCAGCACCTCCTGTTCAACCTCGGGCGGACGGCCGGCTACGCCGCCGTCGGCGCATCCCTCGCCGCCCTCGGAGCCGTTACCGTCGGTGCAGCGCGGGAACTCCTCGCGGTGGGCCGGGGGGTACAGGCGGCGACTGCGGTCCTGACCGGCGGCTTCATCGTCGTCAGCGGGCTCACGTACGTCGGGGGTACTGCGACGCATCCGTCCCTCGGCCCGCTCGACGAGGTGTTCGGCCGGGTGAGTGGGCTGCTGACCCGTCGCGTCGACGCGTACGTCGGGACCGCCCGGATCGCCGGGCTCGGCGTCGTCCACGCGCTGCTTCCCTGTCCAATAACGTATCCGGCGTACGCGTACGCGTTCGCGCTGGGTGATCCGACCCGTGCCGCGCTGCTGCTCGCGCTCGTCGGCCTCGGGACGCTTCCGACCCTGTTGGTGTACGGGACCGTGTTCGGCTCGCTGTCGGCGAACCGACGCGTGAATCAGGTGCTTGGCGTGCTCTTTGTCGTCCTCGGCTACCTCCTGCTCGCGCACGGGCTCGACCTGTTCGGCGTCGACGTGCCGCGCCTCGCCCTGCCGCTCCCGTCGCCGGAGTACCCGCTGGCCACACTCCCACCATGA
- a CDS encoding heavy metal translocating P-type ATPase, with translation MSRSTTAADDSSDDACTLCDLPTPDPPVADADVEGGYCCRGCLEVARTLDDVAAADAETVRDEHDAGSDDVPEDADHTFRSVDGMHCATCETFIESAAADVDGVYGAEASYATDMVRVTHDGDGDLDALDETLSRYGYAVSAPDDTGDDDRADAAIARFLIGGGIFGMMVMLWYALFLYPTYLGFDPLVDLGGFDGLYLFGNVWLMSSIVLFYTGYPILRGAVVSLRAGQPNMDLLVSIAATSSYLYSTVAVVAGRTHVYFDVTVAIVLVVTLGNYYEDRIKRTAASGLSELTDARVEDVTRVTAAGDHETVPVGALAPGDRVLVRPGERVPVDGEVVEGTAAVDESLITGEAVPETRRPGDRVLGGTVVTDEALVVAVGDDATSTLDRLVDRLWAIQSSRSGVQRLADKLATLFVPTVLVLAAAAAASALLTGAQFTEALLDGLTVLIVSCPCALGLATPLAVAAGIRDASDRGIVVASDEVFETAPDADVVVFDKTGTLTDGRMTVRTVVADDCGSDGDETVLARAAALERYSSHPIASAIAAAADDVPDATDVETHDTGVTGVVNGETVVVGHPRLAASHGIDRTASADDAVAAAREDGDVPVVVGWDGRVRGVVVVGDTPRPGWQSIVADLAADREVVVLTGDHERAAARYRSDPNVSEVFAGVPPQAKQETVERLQSRGTVAMVGDGSNDAPALAAADVGLALGTGTDIACDAADAVLVRDDLGAVADVFAVARGTNARIRHNLGWAFLYNAVAIPLAVFGLLNPLFAAVAMGTSSLLVVANSSRVVA, from the coding sequence ATGAGCCGATCCACCACCGCAGCGGACGACAGCAGCGACGACGCGTGTACCCTCTGTGACCTCCCGACGCCCGACCCGCCGGTCGCCGACGCTGACGTCGAGGGCGGCTACTGCTGCCGGGGCTGTCTGGAGGTCGCCCGGACGCTGGACGACGTGGCGGCGGCGGACGCCGAGACGGTGCGGGACGAGCACGACGCCGGTTCCGACGACGTGCCCGAGGACGCCGACCACACGTTCCGTTCCGTCGACGGGATGCACTGTGCCACCTGCGAGACGTTCATCGAGTCGGCCGCAGCCGACGTCGACGGCGTGTATGGCGCGGAGGCGAGCTACGCCACCGACATGGTGCGTGTGACCCACGACGGCGACGGGGACCTGGACGCGCTCGACGAGACGCTGTCGCGGTACGGCTACGCCGTCTCGGCGCCCGACGACACCGGGGACGACGACCGCGCGGACGCCGCTATCGCTCGCTTTCTCATCGGCGGCGGCATCTTCGGGATGATGGTGATGCTGTGGTACGCACTCTTCCTGTACCCGACCTACCTCGGCTTCGACCCGCTCGTCGACCTGGGTGGGTTCGACGGGCTCTACCTCTTCGGCAACGTCTGGCTCATGAGCTCCATCGTCCTCTTCTACACGGGCTATCCGATCCTTCGCGGCGCGGTCGTCAGCCTCCGTGCGGGACAGCCGAACATGGACCTTCTGGTGTCGATCGCGGCGACGAGTTCGTACCTGTACAGCACGGTCGCGGTCGTCGCCGGACGGACGCACGTGTACTTCGACGTGACCGTCGCCATCGTGCTCGTGGTCACCCTCGGCAACTACTACGAGGACCGGATCAAGCGCACGGCCGCCAGCGGGCTCTCGGAGCTGACCGACGCCCGCGTCGAAGACGTGACCCGCGTGACGGCCGCGGGCGACCACGAGACGGTCCCCGTTGGAGCGCTTGCGCCCGGGGACCGCGTGCTCGTCAGGCCCGGGGAGCGCGTCCCGGTGGACGGTGAAGTGGTCGAGGGGACCGCCGCCGTCGACGAGTCGCTGATCACCGGGGAAGCCGTCCCCGAGACCCGTCGCCCGGGCGACCGCGTGCTCGGCGGGACGGTCGTCACGGACGAGGCGCTCGTCGTCGCTGTCGGCGACGACGCGACGAGCACGCTGGACCGCCTCGTGGACCGCCTCTGGGCGATCCAGAGCTCGCGCTCCGGCGTCCAGCGGCTCGCCGACAAACTCGCAACCCTGTTCGTCCCGACGGTGCTCGTCCTCGCGGCGGCCGCGGCGGCGTCCGCGCTGCTCACCGGGGCGCAGTTCACCGAGGCCCTGCTCGACGGCCTGACTGTCCTCATCGTCTCCTGTCCGTGTGCGCTGGGGCTGGCGACGCCGCTCGCGGTGGCCGCTGGCATCCGGGACGCGTCGGACCGGGGGATCGTCGTCGCCTCCGACGAGGTGTTCGAGACCGCCCCCGACGCCGACGTGGTAGTCTTCGACAAGACCGGCACGCTCACCGACGGGCGGATGACGGTCCGGACGGTCGTCGCCGACGACTGCGGGTCCGACGGCGACGAGACGGTGCTGGCACGCGCCGCCGCGCTGGAGCGCTACTCGTCACACCCCATCGCGTCGGCGATAGCGGCGGCCGCCGACGACGTCCCGGACGCCACCGACGTCGAGACACACGACACCGGCGTCACCGGCGTCGTGAACGGTGAGACGGTCGTCGTCGGCCATCCACGTCTCGCAGCGTCGCACGGGATCGACCGCACGGCGTCGGCGGACGACGCGGTCGCGGCCGCCCGCGAGGACGGGGACGTGCCGGTAGTCGTCGGATGGGACGGTCGCGTCCGCGGCGTGGTCGTCGTCGGCGACACCCCTCGCCCCGGTTGGCAGTCGATCGTCGCGGACCTCGCGGCCGACCGCGAGGTGGTCGTGTTGACCGGCGACCACGAACGGGCCGCCGCCCGGTATCGGTCGGACCCGAACGTGTCCGAAGTGTTCGCGGGCGTGCCGCCACAGGCCAAACAGGAGACCGTGGAACGCCTGCAAAGCAGAGGGACGGTCGCAATGGTCGGCGACGGGAGCAACGACGCGCCGGCGCTCGCGGCGGCCGACGTCGGCCTCGCGCTCGGGACGGGCACCGACATCGCCTGTGACGCTGCCGACGCCGTGCTGGTCCGGGACGACCTCGGGGCGGTCGCCGACGTGTTCGCGGTTGCCCGCGGCACGAACGCCCGGATCCGGCACAACCTCGGCTGGGCGTTCCTCTACAACGCGGTCGCCATCCCGCTCGCGGTGTTCGGCCTGCTGAACCCGCTGTTCGCAGCCGTCGCCATGGGAACGAGCAGCCTGCTCGTCGTCGCGAACTCGTCGCGGGTGGTAGCATGA
- a CDS encoding SCO family protein, translating to MRRRQYLRSVAGVSGAAAGFAGCLGTGRSDTTLGEPDRQVESEDLQYPAWGQRVPDVTLPDPLDGGEVAVRDVETPSLLTFFYSHCRTMCPVLISALRNVQTHATNEGYADEVAFLPVTFDPARDDADRLRSYADRMNVDATAGNWRFLRPEGEQRAEAVVTEEFGVAFERTPAKDGDGYMFTHLGLILLVNADGYVERAYRGDSPDSQTIIDHLQRLR from the coding sequence ATGCGACGACGGCAGTATCTCCGATCGGTCGCCGGGGTGAGCGGCGCGGCAGCTGGGTTCGCCGGCTGTCTCGGCACCGGACGTTCGGACACGACGCTCGGCGAACCGGACCGACAGGTCGAGAGCGAGGACCTCCAGTATCCCGCGTGGGGACAGCGCGTGCCCGACGTGACGCTCCCCGACCCGCTCGACGGCGGCGAGGTCGCCGTCCGCGACGTGGAGACGCCGAGCCTGCTCACGTTCTTCTACAGCCACTGTCGGACGATGTGTCCGGTGCTGATAAGCGCCCTCCGGAACGTCCAGACCCACGCGACGAACGAGGGGTACGCCGACGAGGTGGCGTTCCTCCCGGTCACGTTCGACCCGGCGCGCGACGACGCCGACCGGCTCCGGTCGTACGCTGACCGGATGAACGTCGACGCGACGGCCGGGAACTGGCGGTTCCTCCGCCCCGAGGGCGAACAACGGGCGGAGGCAGTCGTCACCGAGGAGTTCGGCGTCGCGTTCGAGCGCACGCCAGCGAAGGACGGCGACGGCTACATGTTCACGCATCTCGGGCTGATCCTGCTCGTGAACGCCGACGGCTACGTCGAGCGGGCGTACCGTGGCGACTCGCCCGACTCCCAGACGATCATCGACCACCTCCAGCGCCTCCGATGA
- a CDS encoding TlpA family protein disulfide reductase, with product MAGLTVAGAGGWAALTGSEDGKSVAVEMATIAARGSSEGRRTVPVQDGVAVVDLFATWCAPCEEQMDTLSALHDEFGDRVAFVSVTNERFGSTFSRDDLRTWWDTHGGEWTLGHDPESNLMRTLGVDGLPYLAVTVDGAVTWSERGLTDRSTLRSRIEAALADE from the coding sequence ATGGCCGGACTGACGGTCGCGGGGGCCGGCGGATGGGCCGCACTCACCGGGTCCGAGGACGGTAAGTCGGTCGCCGTCGAGATGGCGACGATAGCTGCGCGCGGGTCCAGCGAGGGCCGGCGGACGGTCCCCGTGCAGGACGGCGTGGCAGTGGTCGACCTGTTTGCGACGTGGTGTGCCCCCTGCGAGGAACAGATGGACACGCTGTCCGCCCTCCACGACGAGTTCGGCGACCGCGTCGCGTTCGTCTCGGTCACCAACGAACGGTTCGGGAGCACGTTCTCCCGGGACGATCTCCGAACGTGGTGGGACACCCACGGCGGGGAGTGGACGCTCGGCCACGACCCGGAGAGCAACCTGATGCGGACGCTGGGAGTCGACGGGCTTCCGTACCTCGCCGTCACCGTCGACGGGGCCGTAACGTGGAGCGAACGCGGGCTGACCGACCGTTCGACGCTTCGGTCCCGGATCGAGGCCGCCCTCGCCGATGAGTGA
- a CDS encoding cytochrome c biogenesis CcdA family protein, whose amino-acid sequence MSDAAFAGTVGFAVGAGLTTFFAPCAYPLLPGYVGYYASSDGGDVSHQRPLIDGVVAAGGAVLAFVAVGAVVFLLGQRAVADIALVEPLVGVGLVALGVVTLADRAPEVRVPLPERPESRVQYGVFGAVYAVAAAGCVVPVFLGVVIQAIALGPVRGTVAFAAYALSVAAPLVAVTLLASAGLDVWRDLGRYAGSVRLLAGTVMVGAGCWQLYLSVVVLDVL is encoded by the coding sequence ATGAGTGACGCCGCGTTCGCCGGGACGGTCGGGTTCGCGGTGGGGGCGGGGCTGACGACGTTCTTCGCCCCGTGTGCCTACCCGCTGTTGCCCGGGTACGTCGGATACTACGCGAGCAGCGACGGCGGGGACGTGTCCCATCAGCGGCCGCTGATCGACGGGGTCGTCGCCGCCGGCGGTGCGGTCCTCGCGTTCGTCGCTGTCGGCGCGGTCGTGTTCCTGCTCGGGCAGCGCGCGGTCGCAGACATCGCCCTCGTGGAGCCGCTCGTCGGCGTCGGCCTCGTGGCGCTGGGGGTGGTGACGCTCGCCGACCGTGCGCCCGAGGTGCGCGTGCCGCTGCCCGAGCGTCCGGAATCCCGGGTTCAGTACGGGGTGTTCGGCGCGGTGTACGCCGTCGCCGCTGCGGGCTGTGTGGTGCCGGTGTTCCTCGGCGTCGTGATTCAGGCGATCGCGCTGGGGCCGGTACGCGGCACGGTCGCGTTCGCGGCGTACGCGCTGAGCGTCGCCGCGCCGCTGGTCGCCGTGACCCTGCTCGCGAGCGCCGGTCTCGACGTCTGGCGCGACCTGGGCCGCTACGCCGGGTCGGTTCGACTCCTCGCCGGGACCGTCATGGTCGGCGCGGGTTGCTGGCAGCTGTACCTCTCGGTCGTCGTCCTCGACGTGCTGTGA
- a CDS encoding NAD(P)/FAD-dependent oxidoreductase codes for MASVIVVGGGPAGLSAALFTSKNGLDTTVFDTDKTWMHKAHLFNYLGIRSMDGDVFLDRAREQATTDHGVDLQEGVEVSAVEQDGDSFVVTADGEDHEADYVVLATGANRDLAEDLGCAFTDEDVVDVNVSMETSVDDAYATGAMVRAEEWQAIISAGDGAAAALNVLSKEKGEHFHDFDTPDTAAQR; via the coding sequence ATGGCAAGCGTAATCGTCGTCGGCGGCGGCCCCGCCGGCCTGAGCGCGGCACTGTTTACCAGCAAGAACGGACTCGACACGACGGTGTTCGACACCGACAAGACGTGGATGCACAAGGCCCACCTGTTCAACTACCTCGGCATCCGGAGCATGGACGGCGACGTGTTCCTCGACCGTGCCCGCGAGCAGGCGACCACCGACCACGGCGTCGACCTGCAGGAGGGCGTCGAAGTGTCCGCCGTCGAGCAGGACGGCGACAGCTTCGTCGTGACCGCGGACGGTGAGGACCACGAGGCCGACTACGTCGTCCTCGCGACCGGCGCGAACCGCGACCTCGCGGAGGACCTTGGCTGTGCGTTCACCGACGAGGACGTGGTCGACGTGAACGTCTCGATGGAGACGAGCGTCGACGACGCCTACGCCACGGGCGCGATGGTCCGCGCCGAGGAGTGGCAGGCGATCATCTCCGCCGGCGACGGCGCGGCCGCGGCGCTGAACGTGCTCAGCAAGGAGAAGGGCGAGCACTTCCACGACTTCGACACGCCCGACACCGCCGCCCAGCGGTAG
- a CDS encoding BGTF surface domain-containing protein has protein sequence MTRLGRLAGASLAALLVLSTVAGAVAVPVVAADDPTFEDQLIPGHQNETVEIVISVDDSDPVNLSIGSEEEGFLATAVVADRDGDGTVTVELDLSEAGDPGPNYAAPYLSVSEGDRMWEATQETEAIETPLPPATYQLTLGPMDDPDSIGSLAVNEAPDDSPSEPAVPNRFDYEGEGIALTNGSERTISGQTELEPGSKLLVRLDLGGADTGTPYLIEDDPTVGENGSFTATFDLRAVPAVSLGDVTLLDDGRELASADVVVTEADSNESAAGAPASCPGATTTEPADGDDAESGGADDPSGDEAERGGDDGTGDDSDSFPVVPAAFAGGTVVLGGAAVAYRLR, from the coding sequence GTGACCCGCCTTGGTCGTCTGGCCGGCGCTTCGCTCGCCGCCCTCCTCGTCCTCTCGACGGTCGCCGGCGCGGTCGCGGTCCCGGTCGTTGCGGCCGACGACCCGACGTTCGAGGATCAACTCATCCCCGGACACCAGAACGAGACCGTCGAGATCGTGATCTCCGTCGATGATTCGGACCCGGTCAACCTGTCCATCGGCTCGGAGGAGGAGGGGTTCCTGGCCACGGCGGTAGTCGCCGACCGCGACGGTGACGGTACCGTCACGGTCGAACTCGACCTCTCGGAGGCGGGCGACCCCGGCCCGAACTACGCCGCGCCGTACCTCTCCGTCTCCGAGGGCGATCGCATGTGGGAGGCGACGCAGGAAACCGAGGCGATCGAAACGCCGCTCCCTCCCGCAACGTACCAGCTGACGCTCGGGCCGATGGACGATCCCGACAGTATCGGGTCGCTTGCGGTCAACGAGGCCCCCGACGATTCGCCGTCGGAACCGGCCGTCCCGAACCGCTTCGACTACGAAGGGGAGGGGATAGCCCTGACCAACGGCTCCGAGCGGACCATCTCGGGGCAGACGGAACTTGAGCCCGGGTCAAAACTGCTGGTTCGCCTCGACCTCGGCGGGGCTGACACCGGGACGCCGTACCTGATCGAGGACGATCCGACGGTCGGGGAGAACGGGTCGTTCACGGCGACGTTCGACCTGCGCGCGGTCCCGGCCGTGAGCCTCGGCGACGTGACCCTTCTCGACGACGGCAGGGAACTCGCGAGCGCCGACGTGGTCGTCACCGAAGCCGACTCGAACGAGTCGGCCGCCGGCGCTCCGGCGTCGTGTCCGGGCGCGACCACGACCGAACCAGCCGACGGCGACGACGCGGAGAGCGGCGGCGCTGACGACCCGAGCGGCGACGAGGCAGAACGCGGTGGTGACGACGGCACCGGCGACGACAGTGACTCCTTCCCCGTCGTGCCCGCCGCCTTCGCCGGTGGCACGGTCGTCCTCGGCGGTGCCGCGGTCGCGTATCGGCTCCGCTAG
- a CDS encoding bacterio-opsin activator domain-containing protein — translation MSRPTPNGPATVLYVGSDPGHAESAATALEAELSGTAVDPVVGVDAALSRTADDGVACVVSEHDLPDGTALELLDRLREASTVPFVLFAARPGERTLRRLYDYRATDFVARTDDGQYVALAASVRRAAGPTGDHDGGPPAADQPPEPSVEAVLGRVSDAFFALDDDWRFTHVNDRAEAVLGRTAEEILGESIWEAFPGIRDSTFEAKYREAMAEERTVSFREFFPPLSAWFEVHVYPSSDGLSVYFRDVTEQERLREELREERALKRRIVETSPVGITVLDADGRFRFANEYAEELLGRSRETIQELRYNADEWDIVGPDGEPVPDEELPFRRAFDAEEQFVDQVIGVARPDGERVWLSVNGTQLYDPEDELHRVVLTLEDVTERRRREAGLRTLTGLARDLLAAEDADEMAETAAGRARDVLDLPATAVALYDGEGGRLELDGGTLPADDAGPVDGSGTAWTAFADSDTRRYHDADDSPFTDGIAVPLGRHGVFVAGTADGGTVDGTTAETATLLAATLRSALDRAERDRELREQEAELAERNDALERADRINEVIRNVQRALVGATTRAEIESAVCSELADAGPYSLAWIGEGDPGSNRIEARERAGDDDGYLDAAELTLDGPASELPPTARALRSEEPQVETDLASDPPFADWRRAALTRDFHSIASIPLRYGESTYGVLTVVTERPDRFERTEWEVLAELGDTVAHAINAVETKNALVSDALVELEFRIADPDLVLSWGLVQEEGRFEFKGVVPNDDHGRLFFTVSDLSSDRVAEFAAMASEVTNLSVIADRGDRTLYEADLTGDSLTRTVLDHGGVPREMTATDGDVRLVVDLAADADVREFVEAFRSRYETAELVRRRERERPGRTAAGFRAELEERLTDRQAEVLRSAYLSGFFSTPRDRTGSEIAESLDVAQPTFNNHLRAAQRKLLTLLFDEE, via the coding sequence GTGAGTCGACCAACACCGAACGGCCCGGCGACAGTGCTGTACGTCGGGTCGGACCCGGGACACGCCGAGAGCGCGGCCACCGCACTCGAAGCGGAACTCTCCGGAACCGCGGTGGACCCCGTCGTCGGGGTCGACGCCGCGCTGTCCCGAACCGCCGACGACGGGGTCGCCTGCGTCGTCAGCGAGCACGACCTCCCGGACGGGACCGCGCTGGAGCTGCTCGACCGGCTCAGGGAGGCCTCGACGGTTCCGTTCGTGCTGTTCGCCGCACGCCCCGGCGAACGGACCCTTCGGAGGCTGTACGACTATCGGGCGACGGACTTCGTCGCTCGCACTGACGACGGGCAGTACGTCGCGCTGGCGGCGAGCGTCCGCCGGGCCGCCGGCCCGACGGGCGATCACGACGGCGGCCCACCAGCGGCCGATCAGCCCCCCGAGCCGTCGGTCGAGGCGGTGCTCGGGCGGGTTTCAGACGCGTTCTTCGCGCTCGACGACGACTGGCGGTTTACCCACGTCAACGACCGCGCCGAGGCGGTGCTCGGACGGACCGCCGAGGAGATACTCGGCGAATCGATCTGGGAGGCGTTCCCCGGGATCCGCGACTCGACGTTCGAGGCGAAGTACCGCGAGGCGATGGCCGAGGAGCGGACCGTCAGCTTCCGGGAGTTCTTCCCGCCGCTGTCGGCCTGGTTCGAGGTCCACGTCTACCCGTCGTCGGACGGCCTGTCGGTGTACTTCCGCGACGTGACCGAACAGGAGCGCCTGCGCGAGGAACTGCGCGAGGAGCGCGCGCTGAAGCGCCGCATCGTGGAGACCAGCCCCGTCGGCATCACCGTCCTCGACGCCGACGGCCGGTTCCGGTTCGCCAACGAGTACGCGGAGGAGCTGCTCGGCCGTTCGCGCGAGACGATCCAGGAACTCCGGTACAACGCCGACGAGTGGGACATCGTCGGTCCCGACGGGGAGCCGGTGCCGGACGAGGAGCTCCCGTTCCGGCGCGCGTTCGACGCCGAGGAGCAGTTCGTCGACCAGGTGATCGGCGTCGCCCGGCCCGACGGGGAGCGCGTCTGGCTGTCGGTCAACGGCACCCAGCTGTACGACCCTGAGGACGAACTGCACCGCGTCGTGCTGACGCTGGAGGACGTGACCGAGCGCCGCCGTCGCGAGGCGGGGCTGCGAACGCTCACCGGACTCGCGAGGGACCTGCTGGCGGCGGAGGACGCGGACGAGATGGCCGAGACGGCGGCCGGGCGCGCACGCGACGTGCTCGACCTCCCGGCGACCGCCGTCGCGCTGTACGACGGGGAGGGCGGCCGGCTGGAACTCGACGGCGGGACGCTCCCCGCCGACGACGCCGGGCCGGTCGACGGGTCGGGCACCGCCTGGACGGCGTTCGCCGACAGCGACACCCGTCGCTACCACGACGCCGACGACAGCCCCTTCACCGACGGCATCGCCGTCCCCCTCGGCCGCCACGGCGTGTTCGTCGCGGGGACGGCCGACGGTGGCACCGTCGACGGAACGACCGCGGAGACGGCGACGCTGCTGGCGGCGACGCTTCGCTCCGCGCTCGACCGCGCCGAGCGGGACCGCGAGCTCCGCGAGCAGGAGGCGGAACTGGCCGAGCGAAACGACGCCCTCGAACGGGCCGACCGCATCAACGAGGTGATCCGGAACGTCCAGCGCGCGCTCGTCGGCGCGACCACCCGGGCCGAAATCGAGTCGGCGGTGTGTTCCGAACTCGCCGACGCCGGTCCCTATTCGCTCGCCTGGATCGGCGAAGGCGACCCCGGTTCGAACCGTATCGAGGCGCGGGAGCGCGCGGGTGACGACGACGGCTACCTCGACGCCGCCGAACTGACGCTGGACGGCCCGGCGAGCGAACTGCCGCCGACGGCGCGGGCGCTCCGCAGCGAGGAGCCACAGGTCGAGACCGACCTGGCCAGCGATCCCCCGTTCGCCGACTGGCGGCGGGCGGCGCTGACCCGCGACTTCCACTCGATCGCCAGCATCCCGCTGCGGTACGGTGAGTCGACGTACGGCGTCCTGACCGTCGTCACCGAGCGCCCCGACCGCTTCGAGAGGACCGAGTGGGAGGTGCTCGCCGAACTCGGCGACACGGTCGCCCACGCGATCAACGCCGTCGAGACCAAGAACGCGCTGGTCAGCGACGCCCTCGTCGAACTGGAGTTCCGGATCGCCGACCCCGACCTCGTCCTCTCGTGGGGGCTCGTACAGGAGGAGGGGCGCTTCGAGTTCAAGGGCGTCGTCCCGAACGACGACCACGGTCGCCTCTTTTTCACCGTCAGCGACCTCTCGTCCGACCGAGTGGCGGAGTTCGCCGCGATGGCCTCCGAGGTGACGAACCTGTCGGTGATCGCCGACCGCGGCGACCGGACGCTGTACGAGGCGGACCTGACCGGCGACAGCCTCACCCGGACGGTGCTCGACCACGGTGGCGTCCCCCGCGAGATGACGGCGACCGACGGCGACGTGCGTCTGGTCGTCGACCTGGCGGCGGATGCGGACGTGCGCGAGTTCGTGGAGGCGTTCCGGTCCCGCTACGAGACCGCCGAACTCGTCCGTCGCCGGGAGCGCGAGCGACCGGGTCGGACGGCCGCGGGGTTCCGCGCCGAACTGGAGGAACGGCTCACCGACCGGCAGGCGGAGGTGCTCCGGAGCGCGTACCTGAGCGGGTTCTTCTCGACGCCGCGTGACCGCACGGGCAGCGAGATAGCCGAATCGCTCGACGTGGCCCAGCCGACGTTCAACAACCACCTCCGGGCCGCCCAGCGGAAGCTCCTCACGCTCCTGTTCGACGAGGAGTGA
- a CDS encoding lycopene cyclase domain-containing protein has product MLPDIGVFGPYTYLVTEVAFGSVALALLVRADALRRAGRTVAALYPIAYVWDWYTLRVGVFSIELRTGVDFLGIPVEEHIFMVVVPALVVGMHETVNGPPDGE; this is encoded by the coding sequence GTGTTGCCGGACATCGGCGTCTTCGGACCGTACACGTACCTCGTCACGGAGGTCGCGTTCGGGAGCGTCGCGCTCGCCCTGCTCGTCCGCGCGGACGCGCTCCGCCGCGCCGGCCGAACCGTCGCCGCGCTGTACCCGATCGCCTACGTCTGGGACTGGTACACGCTCCGCGTCGGGGTGTTCTCGATCGAACTCCGAACGGGCGTCGACTTCCTCGGCATCCCGGTCGAGGAGCACATCTTCATGGTCGTCGTGCCGGCGCTCGTCGTCGGGATGCACGAGACGGTCAACGGGCCGCCGGACGGCGAGTGA